In the Pongo abelii isolate AG06213 chromosome 9, NHGRI_mPonAbe1-v2.0_pri, whole genome shotgun sequence genome, tcctcagcttTTATCTCTTCTGTCATTGTCTTTCTTCTCAGAAACCAAGAGCCACAACTAGCTGAGGACACAAGAATTTTCCACAAAACAAAGCAGAGTGATTCCATAGATCACTATTATAGCTGCATTACCAGGTATGTCTGCATGGAATTCTTGGGAATGGAGAAGGGGAAACTTTAAGTTGCAGGTTATTACTGGCAAAACACAATCATTGCCTTACACTTTGGTTAGCTTTCCCTGTAGTGAGTCACCACTTGTGCTGCATATTCTCTTATAAGAAGGAATTTTTCACAAAGTTGAGATACAGTGAAAGATTAGGTTAAAGGAGATTATTGATGAAACGTCAGAGAAGTAAGAGTGTTGACAGAGAAATGAAGTTGTACATAGAACACAGAAGGGGGAGGAGCTAAGCTGGATTATCTTTGCATTTAGTAACTGAAGAATATACATCACTCATTGTATGTTCAATAGGCACTGAATTCTGGTTTATGTCTCTCAGTCCTAGGACAGAATATGGATGCTGAAAAAtgattctttcaattttttattccTTAACATCAAGCCAAAAGTGCTGAGTTGTTGCCTCATGCCCAGTTGTCTGGCATCTCTTCACTGAAACTATTACAGTTAGATCTCATCTTTATGGGTGGAAGGTAAGAGGATCATTTCCTTTGGTGGCATCTTTAGGGTAGTGCCTTACACTGACAAAGTAACTCTGAAGGGGTATATTTGGATATGACCATCTTTTTAGTTTAGGATAAAAACAACTTCAAGAAGTTGTTCTGGTAtgtgacaagaaaaaaaagcaagggatGGATTTGCTCTAATTCAGCTATATTTACTAATGACTCGATTTCCTCACACAAGTAAATATGTATCCCCCTCAGACTTCCATTTTGAGTAAATGGCTTCAccattctttcatttgttcaaaCAGAAATCTAGGGGAAACCTCATTTCATTTTTCCCTCACTCCCATTTTTAATATATCAGCAAATCTTGGCACTACTTCAAATACGCATCTGGATCTGtttaagtttttctatttttctcttttttttatttcccctGCTTCTCTCCTAGTCAAGGTCACCATCACTCTtcatatggatttttaaaatagctttctaACTCATCTCTTTTCTTGTCTGCTGCTTAGTATTCTTCACATAGCAGTCTaagtgaataatttaaaaatacaaatcagaatATATCACCACACTATTTTCTATTATGATTTTCAAAGTTTCCTAATGTCTTTACTACATttatagtaaaaacaaaacaaaacaaaaattccatgGTGGTCTATAAGGCCCTATGACACTTGATTACTACCTGCTTCTTTGACATCATCTATTGTCCCTCTCCTGTTTTCTTATCAAATGCCAGTCATACTGATTTTCCCTCTGAAACAGTCTTCCTCTAGGTCTGTATATGGTCAGGTTTTCTTTTGTATtgaggtctcagctcaaatgggACCTCCTCATAGGTGCAGTTCTAGGCCCCTCAAACTGCTATACTATCTTGTATACAATACCATCCAATTAATCTACATCAAGTAGTACTGTTTTATGTTAAACTTGCATTTATACTTGTTTaaaattgtcttatttatttttcaacttaaTTTATGGTTTATAAGATTAGGGACTTTGTCTTATTACCATTTAATTCCAGAGAGCTTTAAATGTCATGGCTGTCACATGATGCATGTTCAAAAATATTAGGTGAACTAAGAAATGTATATCGGTCACATGTTAGATACTTTGCCAGGTGTTGAGCAAAGCAAATAAACACCATGTCTATATGCAAGAAGCCCCTAGTCTAGTGGCAGAAGGAATATTAAAACCTTCTCAAAGGACTAATCTCTTCTCTTCAGTAAAAGACAGCACCCTGTTTAAGCAGTGAAATAGCTCTCACTCAGTTTGGGGAGAACAGATTCAGAAGCCTATGGCTGGGGATAAAGGGAAGGAAACCAGGAAGATGGATGTTTAAATACAAATGGAGAACTTGAAATGAGAGAGGTCAGATTCCAGGGAATTACTTCAGTAGGCCTacggaaaaataattaaaaaagaaaaagacactacTTGTAAATAAGAAAGAGTTAGATGTttaaactgaaggagatacactATTATAAGTGATGTCTTTGGCTGGCCTAATCATTTATTCCAGCCCCAAAGTCTATGATTATCTAACTTACAATTAGACTGAGCCATTGTCACAAGTAGTGAGTAGTACTGAAGGATTCTACAAGAGGGTAATTCACACTAATCGTGAATGTCTGTTCCCCATCACTAGTCCATGAAATCTGGAGGCCAAGTGTCTCTTTCTCAATCTGTCTGCTCCTTAGCTGCAGTGGTAGTGTCAGAGTTTCTCTTCCCACACTTTTCTTTCTTGGCTGTTGAGACTTTAGCTGATAATTCAGGTAAGTCTTTACATACAGGAAAATGTGGATTAGGGATCACTACTGTGAAGGCAATTACAGGTTTAGGTGGTAGACCAGAAAAAAATTAGTGTTAGCTTTCTTGAAATCCCCTTGAATGCCCCATAGAATATGAATTCTTTAAAATCTGCATAGTTAAGGGTAACAGTTTAGAAGTTGaagtttacataatttttttttctgaagagaatGCTTAAATGCATATAAACAGTTGAAACTCCAAGAATTTGATTAAGTAGGTAGGAGATAGATCCTGGAATATGCAGTTAAGAATACAAATAGTATGGGTAACCCTAAGAATGTATTTTGAGAAACAATCACTTATATTGATGTCATTATTATCTTCAGGAAAAAATTCTGAGAATGATATAGTCGAAGTGATACCTTGAAGGTAGAACTGTGCACTGTGGTaataacagaaacagaaagacatttCTTCTATATAAACCCAGGATGTCATCCAACGGCAGCTCCCATCCCTTCCTGTTGACTGGTTTTCCAGGCTTGGAGGCAGCTCATCACTGGATTTCCGTATTTTTCTTGTTCATGTATATATCCGTCCTTTTTGGCAATGGCACCCTCCTTCTTCTCATTAAGGGAGATCACAATCTTCATGAGCCCATGTACTTCTTTCTGGCCATGCTGGCTGCCACAGACCTGGGGCTGACCCTGACCACAATGCCCACAGTGCTGGGAGTCCTCTGGCTGGATCACAGGGAGATTGGAAGTGCAGCCTGCTTTTCCAGGCCTACTTTATACACTCACTTTCCTTTGTCGAGTCTGGCATTCTGCTTGCCATGGCCTATGACCGTTTTATTGCCTTCTGCAACCCTCTTAGATATACCTCCGTACTTACTAATACTCGAGTAGTGAAGATTGGGCTGGGAGTTCTGATGAGGGGATTTGTATCTGTTGTTCCCCCAATCACAcccctctatttttttctgtattgtcaCTCCTATGTTCTTTCACATGCATTCTGCCTTCACCAGGATGTCATTAAACTGGCCTGTGCTGATACCACTTTCAACCGACCGTACCCAGTTGTGCTTGTAGTCTTTATATTTGTGCTGGATTCTCTGATTATCTTCATCTCCTATGTGTTGATACTCAAGACTGTCCTGAGCATTGCCTCCAGAGAGGAGAGGGCCAAGGCTCTCAATACCTGTGTCTCCCATATCTGCTGTGTCCTGGTTTTCTATGTCACAGTGATTGGATTGTCTCTGATTCATCGTTTTGGAAAGCAGGTTCCACATATTGTTCACCTCATTATGAGCTATGTCTATTTTCTGTTCCCTCCACTAATGAATCCTATAATATATAGTGTCAAGACCAAGCAGATTCAGAATGCCATTCTTCACCTTTTTACTACCCATAGAATTGGAACCTGATCTCCAATCATCACAGTCACTCTCGCAGAATGTAAAAACTCTAATATTTAGCAGGAGAGCAAAGAAGTCTCATATCTAGCATGCATGCTCATATGACTTGGTAAAATGGTGTTAAAATAGAGCTTCAAGTTTCCCTAAGGTATCTCTTTAAACCCAACTCTTTAGCTAAATGTAGTTTGTACAAATTTTTGTTGCATTCCTGTAAATGGAATATTTCTCTAAGCTTTCCACTAAATTATTGTGATAACAATACCTTAGGCATCTATTGGTATGTCTATAATGTAACTAACATACGTTTATTTCATGGTATAAAGTTAGCAGATAGGAACAGAgtcataaaaacacaaaattattagTTGgtttgagtgaaatggaatagagtttgGTTTACTATATCAAATCTAATTTCCAACTCTTATGAATTTCTCTGCAGGTGTCCATACAAACAATGGGAACCTATAAATTTGGTCACTGAAGTCCAGGAATTTTCCTGCAAAAAAGAATATAATCTTTGATCAGTGACCTAATTACTTATCATCTCAACAGTCTGGTTGGTACCTCCTCCCTCCATCAAATGATAATGAATTTGTCTCAAAAACCATAAACTCATATTTATTCCCCAAGACAGTACTTTCTGACAAACTTGTAACAAAAAAATGTGAGAAGAGGAATCATGGATAAATGAGAGGATGTAGACACAGTCAGCACCTCCTTCTATCTTGCTCTCATTCTTATTCTACTACCATAGTTGCTAGCTCCAACGTTGAGGTCATCCCCAGATATCTACTCTGGCTGACTAGTCCGAATTAGTGGAAGAGACAGTTCCTTCACCCTCCTTTTGCTATGAAAAAAGGTCTGGAGGAACAAAATAAATaggtttctgcattttttttaagcATGATTGCTTTCTGTACATACATTCTGATTCCATGTAATAAGTGTAAATTTCCCAAAGAATACAACAATGTCATTCTCATTTGATTAAAATTGTCTGATGAGTTAGGAAGGGACCCataactcaatttaaaatatCCTAAAAAGAGGGAGGTTATGTCTTAATTATGCTTTAATCGGAGCAAAAATAATACTTCAGTGAGACAAGAGAGGGGACCATATAGAAGATACTGTTTATGTCTTTGGTGTTTTACCCCGATCATTTTACAGAACTGTGCACCTGTGAATGTTGGCTGCTCATTGTTCATGTTTCTGCTTTCCGCAGGTGGTTGTTCTCAACTCAGTAGGAAATGTCTCATGAAGAAAATGGCCCCTGCTCCTTAGGAAGCAGGCCATAGGCAAATACTGACCCTCTTGCCTTCTGAAGCTAAGCTCCAGCTTCAGTATGCACTTGCTTACCTCCTTCCCCTGTCTACACTGCTTTTCCTTGCTCCCTGTCTCCTGAGAGCATTCATTAATAAATGGCACACATCTGAATCCCTATCTCAGGCTTTGCTCATAGAGTCCAACTTAAGAAAAACTGCAATCTTCATttatattctgtttcattaaGAGATGTAATTGTGAAAGAActgaacatataaaaaaaaaacagctttatcaTGTTTTTTATCCTTGTAACTCCATGTCACCTGAGCAACACAGTCTGAATACTAAATTGAGTGTGAGTGCATATATGTGATGGTAGGTTTTTGTCCTGCTTTCAGTCATTCATAAAACCAAACATGTATCCCTTAATTATGCTCTACTACATCCACaacttattttattcataaaaatattgtgGGGTAGATATTATCACTGTTTTCTTGATgggaaaatttaatataaaaaagttaaGTATTCCCTCCAAAggcataaaatttttaattggtaTAGTCATGATTCAAATTTATATCTTCTAACTATAAGGCCAGTGTGACTGGTACTCCACTAAAATAGTCTATCCTTAGTGGCTTCTACTTTTTGCCTTGTATTCCATCATGCTTATAGAAGTAGTACCTACttcctttttctgaaaatttctCCTCCTTCTACTCCAAAAATATTGTTCCCTATGAAAACTGATATTTTGCATTGTATCTCCAAACTCCTAACTGCAGTagaagaacttttttaaaaagaatttttcaatatgacattgcaaaaaaaaaaaagagtaatgctTTTGTTGTGGTAGAATTACTAAAATGCAATGCTTAGAATTGTTAATGACAATGTTTTTCATTGGGCaagtgacttcaaactataataagTATTTAGAGTAAATTatggataaagaaatgataataaataaaaagaatcttcAAATCCCTAATTCCATGTTTTCCTGAGACTCAGTGACAAGGAGGACAGTTTGAATCTTTTTTTGATTCCACAGCCTAATACACTCCTCTTCTTGTAATTTGTTTTGTTCAGCCTAGTTTCAGTTGAGTTTCAGTCACTTATAACCAAAgactattaataattatatcatCTCAGTTATAGATATGTGAATCTTCTCTAACTAATATTTAAAACTGGAAAATACTGTTAGGTAGAAGAGCTGcctctttttctaaaatacagGAAATGGAACCTAAAAATGGCAGGAAAGTTGACCATTTGGTGAATGATttatgaagttatttcccttgTTTAAGAAGTTCATTTCTGACTTGAAAGAAAGTGTGAAACTAAATTCATTGAGAAGATGCTGTAGGATGAATACAGACACAGGACATCGGTGGGGGGGGGAAGACTAAATAATTATCTCAAACTTATTTATACAGAAGGCTACATGGTGGAAATCCATGCAGACATGTTTTTCTATTCAAAACCTATTTTAACAATCAACATAAACACAATATGTTAGTATTATCATAAAATTTAGAACTTTCTGTGATCTCCTACAAGTCTTCCTGTGGTAAAATGCTGTGTACTATTAGAAGccttagcaaattaatacaggaacagaaaaccaaataccacgtgtactcacttataagtgggagctgaatgatgagaacacatggaggggaacatcacacactggggcctattggagggtggcgggtgaaaggagggagaggatcaggaaaagtaacaaaagggtactaggcttaatacctgagtcaACAAACCCTCGTGATACAAGTTtaaatatgtaacaaacctgctcttgtactcctgaacctaaatTAAAAGTTAGGAAAAGAAGCCTATTTATAACACTATCTCTCAGGAAACACTGCACATAAGTTTGTATTCATAAGAAGAGTAGAATTCAGAGTGGCCCAGTGGACTAAGAAACTGGTGAACCACCTTCTTACAGCAGGTGAAGCCTGTAATTCAGCTTTTGATCATTCAAGACTGAAAGAATATAACTTACATAGAGAAGGACCTCATGAGGAATAAATTTCATGGTGCCTATTAAGATAAATAAGTAGCATGTAGTTATGGTAAATCTAAGGTGTAAAAgaacatacattaaaaaaaaccatTGCCAAATACCatcctttctttttcaaataatattatacttGTATAGTATGGGCTGGAAGGGATAATATACCATAAGAATATTTAATTGAGTCAGGAAATGAAAGGCTAAGTGCATTTCTGTAGACTAAATAAGCCAATCTTAGAAATGATTAAGAAGACATGGAAGAATCTTAGAGACACACTGAAAAAATATGTATGGTCTAATGAGTTTACAGATCACTTTTCCTCctatataaaatgaatttatacCAGATAAGGGGCAGATGAACTTTATTCATCCCATTAGCGAATAATTGCTGGGTTCCTTCACCAGAGATGCAGATTTTTATAGGGTAAATGAAAGGTGATGTATTTAAAGATACTTACTAGATTATGAGTATTAAATTGGGCAGCAAGGATGATTAGAAATGATTAAGGACCCAGAGGTCTCCATGTCCAATTAAAGAATGTAAAtctgtttttgattttatagCCTAAATCCTTAGACACAGTCCTTGTTATTAATAAACTCAtagacaaaatttattttatgggaAATTTAGGAGTTTGTGTCCCTAGATTTCAAGTACATGCCACCAAACTGACAGATGACAGTGATTAGTCACAAagtgcctcaaaaataaatgagatggcCCTATGTTAGTCATGGTTCTCCAGAAAAATAGAATCAACAGGatttacccaacttcaaattatactacaaggtgacagtaactgaaacagcatggtactgatacaaaaacagacacatggactaatggaacagaatggagaactcaGAAGTAAGACCGCGCATCTGAAacaatctgatcttcaacaaacctggtaaaaacaagtaatggggaagggattccctatttaataaattgtgctgggagaactggctagccatatgcagaaaattgaaactggaccccttccttacaccttatacataaattaactcaagatgcattaaaaacttaagtgtaaaacccaaaactataaaaactttagaagaaaacctaggcaataccattcaggacatagacacaggcaaagatttcatgatgaaaatgtcaaaaacaattgcaacaaaagcaaacactgtcaaatgagatctaattaaactaaagagatcaggcatggtggctcatgcctgtaatcccagcactttgggaggccaaggtgggtggatcagttgaggtagGGAGTataagagcagcctggccaacatggtgaaactccatctctactaaaaatacaaaaaatttgctgggtgtggtggtgcgcacctgtaaccccagctactcaggaggctgaggcaggagaattgcttgaacccaggcagcagaggttgcagtgagctgagattgcaccactgtactctagcatgggtgaaagagtgagacttcatctcaaaataaagaaaaatgaaattaaatacagAGCTTctaaacagcaaaataaactatcatcagagcaaacaggcaacctaaagaatgggagaaaatttctgcaatctacccatctgacaaaggtctaatatccataatctatgaggaacttaaacatacttacaaaaaaaccacacaaacaaccccattaaaaagtgggcaaaggacatgaacagacacttctcaaaagaagacatttatgtggccaagaaacatatgaaaaaagtctcagtgtcactgatcattagagaaatgcaaatcaaaaccacaacgaaataccatctgacaccagtcagaatggtggtttttaaaaagtcaaacgaGATGCTAGCAAgattgcagagaaataggaacacttttacactgttggtgggaatgtaaactaattcaaccattgtagaagacagtgtggcaattcctcaaagatttagaaccagaaataccatttgacctcacaatcccattactgggtatatacctaaaggagtataaatcattctattactaagatacatgcacatgtatgttcgttgtagcactattcacaatagcagagacatagaatcaacccaaatggccatcaatgataaacaatttaaaaaatgtggtacatataaaccatgaaatactatccaaccataaaaaggaatgagattatgccctttgctgggacatggatggagctgaaagccattatcctcagtaaactaatgcaggaacagaaaaccaaacaccacatgttctcacttagaagtgggagctgaactatgagaatgagaacacatgaaaaCAGTGacgggaacaacacacactggagcctgtcagggggtggggtgtgGTGAAGGGgagcattagaaaaaaatagctaatgcatgctgggcttaacacctcggtgatgggttgataggtacagcaaaccaccattgcacacatttatgtatgtaataaacctgcacatcctgcacatgtacctcagaacttaaaaattaaaaaaattgaatgtacataaaaatatggaaattaataaatgtgattcactgcattaaaaaaaagtaatggcaaaaactgcaattactgttgcaccaacctaatataaggAATTAGCAGATGtgatcatggaggaaggcaagtcCCAAGATATGCAGAGTGAGTCATCAAGTTGAAAACTCAAGA is a window encoding:
- the LOC100437055 gene encoding LOW QUALITY PROTEIN: olfactory receptor 51B5 (The sequence of the model RefSeq protein was modified relative to this genomic sequence to represent the inferred CDS: inserted 1 base in 1 codon) — its product is MSSNGSSHPFLLTGFPGLEAAHHWISVFFLFMYISVLFGNGTLLLLIKGDHNLHEPMYFFLAMLAATDLGLTLTTMPTVLGVLWLDHREIGSAACFXQAYFIHSLSFVESGILLAMAYDRFIAFCNPLRYTSVLTNTRVVKIGLGVLMRGFVSVVPPITPLYFFLYCHSYVLSHAFCLHQDVIKLACADTTFNRPYPVVLVVFIFVLDSLIIFISYVLILKTVLSIASREERAKALNTCVSHICCVLVFYVTVIGLSLIHRFGKQVPHIVHLIMSYVYFLFPPLMNPIIYSVKTKQIQNAILHLFTTHRIGT